The following coding sequences lie in one Kribbella sp. NBC_00709 genomic window:
- the fdxA gene encoding ferredoxin: MTYVIAQPCVDLKDLACVEECPVDCIYEGNRMLYIHPDECVDCGACEPVCPVEAIYYEDDTPEQWKDYYTANVDFFNDLGSPGGASKLGKIDKDHPFIAALPPQEHDE, from the coding sequence GTGACCTACGTCATCGCGCAGCCGTGTGTTGACCTGAAGGACCTCGCGTGTGTCGAGGAGTGCCCCGTCGACTGCATCTACGAGGGCAACCGGATGCTGTACATCCACCCTGACGAGTGCGTCGACTGCGGAGCCTGCGAACCGGTCTGCCCGGTGGAGGCGATCTACTACGAGGACGACACTCCGGAGCAGTGGAAGGACTACTACACCGCGAACGTCGACTTCTTCAACGACCTGGGCTCGCCCGGCGGCGCGTCCAAGCTCGGCAAGATCGACAAGGACCACCCGTTCATCGCCGCGCTTCCCCCGCAGGAACACGACGAGTAA
- a CDS encoding flavin reductase family protein, which translates to MSSTEPSGSVPPAEFRAALGWFASGITIMSTLQEGVAHAMTANAFTSVSLDPPLVLVCVDKGVRMHAAVLDCGYWAASVLSGAQREIAERFARSGRDLYSQFDGIGTTAGPKTGCPVVDGSLSWLECRTWATYDGGDHTIVVGEVLSLGTGEPADPSALIYHSSHYRKLPGN; encoded by the coding sequence GTGTCCTCAACCGAGCCGAGTGGGAGCGTCCCGCCTGCGGAGTTCCGTGCTGCACTCGGGTGGTTCGCGTCGGGGATCACGATCATGAGCACGCTGCAGGAGGGCGTCGCGCACGCGATGACGGCGAACGCGTTCACCTCGGTGTCGCTGGATCCGCCGCTGGTGCTCGTCTGCGTGGACAAGGGCGTCCGGATGCATGCCGCCGTGCTCGACTGCGGGTATTGGGCGGCGTCGGTGCTGTCCGGGGCGCAGCGGGAGATCGCGGAGCGGTTCGCGCGGTCCGGGCGGGACCTGTACAGCCAGTTCGACGGCATCGGTACGACGGCCGGCCCGAAGACCGGCTGCCCGGTCGTCGACGGCTCACTGTCCTGGCTCGAGTGCCGGACCTGGGCGACGTACGACGGGGGCGACCACACGATCGTGGTCGGCGAGGTGCTGAGCCTCGGCACCGGCGAACCGGCCGACCCGAGCGCGCTGATCTACCACTCCAGTCACTACCGGAAACTCCCAGGAAACTGA
- a CDS encoding fumarate reductase/succinate dehydrogenase flavoprotein subunit, whose protein sequence is MTELERHSYDVVVIGAGGAGLRAAIEAREQGKKTAIICKSLFGKAHTVMAEGGCAAAMGNANSNDNWQVHYRDTMRGGKFLNNWRMAELHAQEAPDRVWELETYGALFDRTPDGRISQRNFGGHTYPRLAHVGDRTGLELIRTLQQKIVSLQQEDFEATGDYEANLKVYAECTITELMKDGDAVSGAFGYWRESGRFILFDAPAVVLATGGVGKSFKVTSNSWEYTGDGHALAMRAGATLINMEFIQFHPTGMVWPPSVKGILVTESVRGDGGVLKNSEGKRFMFDYVPDVFRAQYADNEEEADRWYKDADNNRRPPELLPRDEVARAINSEVKAGRGTPHGGVFLDVSTRLPAEEITRRLPSMHHQFKELADVDITKEPMEVGPTCHYVMGGVEVDPDTASSTVPGLFAAGEVAGGMHGSNRLGGNSLSDLLVFGRRAGMGAATYVDGLQERPKIDEADVDSAAAEALAPFELEGGENPYSIHQDLQQSMNDLVGIIRKEEEMERALGRLAEFRGRIAKMTVEGHRQFNPGWHLALDLRNMLTVSECVAGAALLRQESRGGHTRDDFPEMSPEWRKKLLVCKLDAEGHVNVTEKQQIPMREDLLELFEVDELTKYLTDEELPAK, encoded by the coding sequence ATGACTGAGCTGGAACGACACTCCTACGACGTCGTCGTGATCGGGGCCGGCGGCGCCGGTCTGCGCGCGGCGATCGAGGCCCGTGAGCAGGGCAAGAAGACCGCGATCATCTGCAAGTCGCTGTTCGGCAAGGCGCACACGGTGATGGCCGAGGGCGGCTGCGCGGCCGCGATGGGCAACGCGAACTCCAACGACAACTGGCAGGTCCACTACCGCGACACCATGCGCGGCGGGAAGTTCCTGAACAACTGGCGGATGGCCGAGCTGCACGCGCAGGAAGCCCCCGACCGGGTCTGGGAGCTGGAGACGTACGGCGCGCTGTTCGACCGCACGCCCGACGGCCGGATCAGCCAGCGCAACTTCGGCGGCCACACCTACCCGCGGCTCGCGCACGTCGGCGACCGCACCGGCCTGGAGCTGATCCGCACCCTGCAGCAGAAGATCGTCTCGCTGCAGCAGGAGGACTTCGAGGCCACCGGCGACTACGAGGCCAACCTCAAGGTGTACGCCGAGTGCACGATCACCGAGCTGATGAAGGACGGCGACGCGGTCTCCGGCGCCTTCGGGTACTGGCGTGAGTCCGGCCGGTTCATCCTGTTCGACGCGCCCGCGGTGGTGCTCGCGACCGGTGGCGTCGGCAAGTCGTTCAAGGTCACCTCGAACTCCTGGGAGTACACCGGTGACGGGCACGCCCTCGCGATGCGGGCCGGCGCGACGCTGATCAACATGGAGTTCATCCAGTTCCACCCGACCGGCATGGTCTGGCCGCCGTCGGTGAAGGGCATCCTGGTCACGGAGTCGGTGCGCGGCGACGGCGGCGTACTGAAGAACTCCGAGGGCAAGCGGTTCATGTTCGACTACGTGCCGGACGTGTTCCGCGCGCAGTACGCGGACAACGAGGAAGAGGCCGACCGCTGGTACAAGGACGCCGACAACAACCGGCGCCCACCGGAGCTGCTGCCGCGGGACGAGGTCGCGCGCGCGATCAACTCCGAGGTGAAGGCCGGCCGGGGTACGCCGCACGGTGGCGTGTTCCTGGATGTGTCGACCCGGCTGCCGGCCGAGGAGATCACCCGGCGGCTGCCGTCGATGCACCACCAGTTCAAGGAACTGGCGGACGTCGACATCACCAAGGAGCCGATGGAGGTCGGGCCGACCTGCCACTACGTGATGGGTGGCGTCGAGGTCGACCCGGACACCGCGTCGTCGACGGTCCCCGGCCTGTTCGCGGCCGGTGAAGTCGCCGGCGGCATGCACGGGTCGAACCGGCTCGGCGGCAACTCGCTGTCCGACCTGCTCGTCTTCGGACGCCGGGCCGGTATGGGCGCCGCGACGTACGTCGACGGTCTGCAGGAGCGGCCGAAGATCGACGAGGCCGACGTGGACTCGGCCGCGGCCGAGGCGCTGGCGCCGTTCGAGCTCGAGGGCGGCGAGAACCCGTACTCGATCCACCAGGACCTGCAGCAGTCGATGAACGACCTGGTCGGCATCATCCGCAAGGAAGAGGAGATGGAGCGTGCGCTCGGCCGGCTGGCCGAGTTCCGCGGCCGGATCGCGAAGATGACGGTGGAGGGCCACCGGCAGTTCAACCCCGGCTGGCACCTGGCGCTCGACCTGCGGAACATGCTGACCGTGTCCGAGTGCGTGGCCGGTGCGGCGCTGCTGCGGCAGGAGTCGCGCGGCGGCCACACCCGCGACGACTTCCCGGAGATGTCGCCGGAGTGGCGCAAGAAGCTGCTGGTCTGCAAGCTCGACGCCGAGGGCCACGTGAACGTGACCGAGAAGCAGCAGATCCCGATGCGCGAGGACCTGCTGGAGCTGTTCGAAGTCGACGAACTGACGAAGTACCTGACGGATGAGGAGCTGCCGGCCAAATGA
- the mshB gene encoding N-acetyl-1-D-myo-inositol-2-amino-2-deoxy-alpha-D-glucopyranoside deacetylase produces MVELAERRLMLVHAHPDDETINNGVTMARYVAEGAHVTLITCTLGEEGEVLVPELAHLAADQDDGLGEHRIGELANAMAELGVTDHRFLGGAGKYRDTGMIYNDEGNADVPHETRKDSFWQADLVTAANDLVPVIRELRPQVLVTYDEWGNYGHPDHIKAHRVATYAADLAAARSYREDLGPAWDIPKIYWTAMAESRMRSQLRLLREAGDTTTFEGLDPDGPMPPMITPDRLIDCVIDGEQFIDRKMNAMKAHATQITVDGPFFALSNNAGNQIWSSEPYRLVKGTAAPDADGLEHDLFAGL; encoded by the coding sequence ATGGTTGAGCTTGCTGAGCGCCGGCTGATGCTGGTGCACGCCCACCCGGACGACGAAACCATCAACAACGGTGTGACGATGGCGCGCTACGTGGCCGAGGGGGCCCACGTCACGCTGATCACCTGCACCCTCGGCGAGGAGGGTGAGGTCCTCGTTCCCGAGCTCGCCCACCTGGCCGCCGACCAGGACGACGGCCTCGGCGAGCACCGGATCGGTGAGCTCGCCAACGCGATGGCCGAGCTCGGCGTCACCGACCACCGCTTCCTCGGCGGCGCGGGCAAGTACCGCGACACCGGGATGATCTACAACGACGAGGGCAACGCCGACGTCCCGCACGAGACCCGCAAGGACAGCTTCTGGCAGGCCGACCTGGTCACCGCGGCGAACGACCTGGTCCCGGTGATCCGCGAGCTCCGTCCGCAGGTCCTGGTGACCTACGACGAGTGGGGCAACTACGGCCACCCCGACCACATCAAGGCTCACCGCGTCGCGACGTACGCCGCCGACCTGGCCGCCGCCCGGTCGTACCGGGAGGACCTCGGGCCGGCCTGGGACATCCCGAAGATCTACTGGACGGCGATGGCCGAGTCGCGGATGCGCTCGCAGTTGCGGCTGCTGCGCGAGGCCGGCGACACGACCACGTTCGAGGGGCTGGACCCGGACGGTCCGATGCCGCCGATGATCACGCCGGACCGCCTGATCGACTGCGTGATCGACGGCGAGCAGTTCATCGACCGGAAGATGAACGCGATGAAGGCGCACGCCACCCAGATCACCGTCGACGGCCCGTTCTTCGCCCTGTCGAACAACGCCGGCAACCAGATCTGGAGCTCCGAGCCGTACCGCCTGGTCAAGGGCACCGCGGCACCGGACGCCGACGGCCTGGAGCACGACCTGTTCGCCGGCCTCTAG
- a CDS encoding VanW family protein, with translation MGRKQLAGMIAAAGLGVLVVGYGAAFAFAGDKIPGDTTVLGIPIGGLSKDDAKAKLEAGLKDRVGAPIALKAGETKFTVAPADAGLSVDVDGTVEAAGAGRSLSPTRIWHALTGGDAVAPVVAKDDARLKAAVDKLAAQVNRPATEGTITFKGIQPVTHQPAPGLQLDAAKAPAAVVAAYPSDGNPKDLPVGVTEPKAGNDAIKKALTDFAEPAMSGPVRLTVGSKSVELEPAEIAPALTLTAQEGQVIPALNTKALEPLFQQRFKSLETLPKDATVQIVGAAPKVVPAVDGNIVDRSKVGAAILAILPKPSGERRAAVPLTHSEAAFTTEQAAALGITQKMGDFSTQFPHAPYRNTNIGTAARKINGTLLKPNETFSLNKIVGERTKENGFTEGYIISGGKFEKDLGGGVSQSATTTFNAAFFSGLKVLEHKAHSVYISRYPVGREATVAWPNVDLKFLNDSGHGILVQTVFKPSTPGNSGSIRVIIWGTKVWDITAGQSEKSNFRQPVVQYNPAAGCEAQAPTPGFDITIFRYFAKNGARVKTEQFTTKYNAANDIRCGPKPGTTTPPPPGTTTPPGRVKPPTKPAS, from the coding sequence GTGGGGAGAAAGCAGCTCGCGGGGATGATTGCCGCCGCGGGGCTCGGCGTGCTCGTCGTGGGGTACGGGGCGGCGTTCGCGTTCGCCGGTGACAAGATTCCCGGTGACACGACCGTGCTCGGGATCCCGATCGGTGGTCTGTCCAAGGACGACGCGAAGGCGAAGCTCGAGGCCGGTCTCAAGGACCGGGTGGGCGCGCCGATCGCGCTGAAGGCGGGCGAGACGAAGTTCACGGTCGCGCCGGCCGACGCCGGGCTGTCCGTGGACGTGGACGGCACCGTCGAGGCCGCCGGCGCGGGCCGCAGCCTGTCCCCGACCCGGATCTGGCACGCGCTGACCGGTGGCGACGCGGTCGCGCCGGTCGTCGCCAAGGACGATGCGCGGCTCAAGGCCGCCGTCGACAAGCTCGCCGCGCAGGTCAACCGGCCGGCCACCGAGGGCACGATCACGTTCAAGGGCATCCAGCCGGTCACACATCAGCCGGCGCCGGGGTTGCAGCTGGACGCCGCGAAGGCGCCCGCGGCCGTCGTCGCGGCGTACCCCTCGGACGGGAACCCGAAGGACCTCCCGGTCGGCGTGACCGAGCCGAAGGCCGGCAACGACGCGATCAAGAAGGCACTCACGGACTTCGCCGAGCCGGCGATGTCCGGCCCGGTGCGGCTGACCGTCGGCTCCAAGTCGGTCGAGCTGGAGCCGGCCGAGATCGCCCCCGCGCTGACGCTGACCGCGCAGGAGGGTCAGGTCATCCCGGCCCTGAACACCAAGGCGCTCGAGCCGCTGTTCCAGCAGCGCTTCAAGAGCCTGGAGACGCTGCCGAAGGACGCGACGGTGCAGATCGTCGGCGCCGCGCCGAAGGTGGTCCCGGCGGTCGACGGCAACATCGTCGACCGGTCGAAGGTCGGGGCCGCGATCCTCGCGATCCTGCCGAAGCCGTCCGGCGAGCGGCGGGCCGCCGTACCGCTGACGCACAGCGAGGCCGCGTTCACCACCGAGCAGGCGGCGGCGCTCGGGATCACCCAGAAGATGGGCGATTTCAGCACTCAGTTCCCGCACGCGCCGTACCGCAACACCAACATCGGGACTGCGGCGCGGAAGATCAACGGGACGCTGCTGAAGCCGAACGAGACGTTCAGCCTGAACAAGATCGTCGGTGAGCGGACCAAGGAGAACGGGTTCACCGAGGGCTACATCATCAGCGGCGGGAAGTTCGAGAAGGACCTCGGCGGTGGCGTCTCGCAGTCGGCGACCACGACGTTCAACGCCGCGTTCTTCTCCGGGCTGAAGGTTCTCGAGCACAAGGCGCACAGCGTCTACATCTCGCGCTACCCGGTCGGCCGGGAGGCGACCGTCGCGTGGCCGAACGTCGACCTGAAGTTCCTGAACGACTCCGGTCACGGGATCCTGGTGCAGACGGTCTTCAAGCCGTCCACCCCGGGGAACTCGGGCAGCATCCGGGTGATCATCTGGGGCACGAAGGTCTGGGACATCACCGCGGGACAGTCGGAGAAGTCGAACTTCCGGCAGCCGGTGGTCCAGTACAACCCCGCCGCGGGCTGCGAGGCCCAGGCGCCGACCCCCGGCTTCGACATCACCATCTTCCGGTACTTCGCGAAGAACGGCGCGCGGGTCAAGACCGAGCAGTTCACCACGAAGTACAACGCCGCCAACGACATCCGCTGCGGCCCGAAGCCCGGCACCACCACGCCGCCGCCACCGGGCACCACGACGCCGCCCGGCCGGGTCAAGCCGCCCACGAAGCCGGCCAGCTAA
- the dapD gene encoding 2,3,4,5-tetrahydropyridine-2,6-dicarboxylate N-succinyltransferase → MTETAVHAWGFGLATVTTAGDVLDVWYPAPALGARPEDTKAPAELVAAEGNDDLRQVRRAVVATEIVLDEAPSGTADAYLRLHLLSHRLVRPHGVNLDGIFAALPNNAWTSLGPVPVEQIEQVRLRARTAGHHLGVTSVDKFPRMTDYVVPSGVRIGDADRVRLGAHLAEGTTVMHEGFVNFNAGTLGTSMVEGRIVAGVVVDDGSDIGAGASIMGTLSGGGKQVVSIGKRCLLGANGGTGISLGDDCVVEAGLYVTAGTKVTLPDGTLVKARDLSGQPGLLFIRNSVTGAVEARPRKGEGITLNEALHANA, encoded by the coding sequence ATGACCGAGACTGCCGTGCATGCCTGGGGCTTCGGCCTTGCGACCGTGACGACCGCTGGAGACGTCCTGGACGTCTGGTATCCGGCGCCCGCGCTTGGGGCGCGGCCGGAGGACACCAAGGCGCCGGCCGAGCTGGTTGCCGCCGAGGGCAACGACGACCTGCGTCAGGTACGGCGTGCGGTGGTGGCGACCGAGATCGTCCTGGACGAGGCCCCGAGCGGTACTGCGGACGCGTACCTCCGGCTGCACCTGCTCAGCCACCGCCTGGTCCGCCCGCACGGCGTGAACCTGGACGGCATCTTCGCCGCCCTGCCGAACAACGCGTGGACGTCGCTCGGACCGGTCCCGGTCGAGCAGATCGAGCAGGTGCGGCTGCGGGCGCGCACCGCGGGTCACCACCTCGGTGTGACCAGCGTCGACAAGTTCCCGCGGATGACCGACTACGTCGTACCGTCCGGTGTCCGGATCGGCGACGCGGACCGGGTGCGGCTGGGCGCGCACCTCGCTGAGGGCACCACAGTCATGCACGAGGGCTTCGTGAACTTCAACGCCGGCACGCTCGGTACGTCGATGGTCGAGGGCCGGATCGTCGCGGGCGTCGTGGTCGACGACGGCAGCGACATCGGCGCGGGCGCGTCGATCATGGGCACGCTGTCCGGCGGCGGCAAGCAGGTCGTCTCGATCGGCAAGCGCTGCCTGCTCGGCGCGAACGGCGGGACCGGCATCTCGCTCGGCGACGACTGCGTGGTCGAAGCGGGTCTGTATGTGACCGCCGGCACCAAGGTCACCCTCCCGGACGGCACGCTGGTGAAGGCCCGCGACCTGTCCGGTCAGCCCGGCCTGCTCTTCATCCGCAACTCGGTCACCGGCGCGGTCGAGGCCCGCCCGCGCAAGGGCGAGGGCATCACCCTCAACGAGGCGCTGCACGCCAACGCCTGA
- a CDS encoding type II toxin-antitoxin system PemK/MazF family toxin, with protein sequence MADHVVERPEYPGDFEGTVHVEYTPHPDDGVADPGEIVWTWVPFEEDFHRGKDRPVLVVGSDDVYLLALILTSKDHDRDAADEARWGRVWMDIGSGPWDKERRPSEIRLDRVLRIDPQQVRREGAVIDEELFNQVAAELHQLHRS encoded by the coding sequence ATGGCGGATCACGTGGTGGAGCGTCCGGAGTACCCCGGGGACTTCGAGGGGACCGTGCACGTCGAGTACACGCCGCACCCGGACGACGGGGTGGCGGATCCGGGCGAGATCGTCTGGACCTGGGTGCCGTTCGAGGAGGACTTCCACCGGGGCAAGGACCGCCCGGTGCTGGTGGTCGGCTCCGACGACGTCTACCTGCTCGCGCTCATCCTGACCAGCAAGGACCACGACCGCGACGCCGCCGACGAGGCGCGCTGGGGCCGGGTCTGGATGGACATCGGCAGCGGGCCCTGGGACAAGGAGCGGCGGCCGAGCGAGATTCGCCTCGATCGCGTCCTACGCATCGACCCGCAGCAGGTCCGCCGCGAGGGCGCGGTGATCGACGAGGAGCTCTTCAACCAGGTGGCCGCCGAGCTCCACCAGCTCCACCGGAGCTAG
- a CDS encoding MFS transporter, whose amino-acid sequence MLNTETRTVNRGAILAVLLTGQFMANIDTAVANVAGPSIGADLHASEGAVGLVVSGYVVAFAVLLITGARLGSSLGYRRTFLLGLMVFTIASLLCGLAPGIATLVINRFVQGAGAALMVPQVLSGIQLHFQGRDRLKALGYFSIALSGGAVAGQLLGGVLIAADLFGTGWRPIFLVNVPIGVALAVAGRRLLPADPVGRRDRLDLTGVLALSTTVLLVIVPLLLGSERGWPAWSWICLLLSLPALALFEYGERRTAARGRRPLVAREVLGDRSVRAGLLAHGCTSGTYFALLFVLALYLQGGLHKGPAYSGFAMVVWVAAFGLAGPILPKLRRGVRWMPVIGCLVLALGYVSVLAYLLLGGQTGPLLFALLGIGGLGLGISANTLVGAVTSRLSSEYAADLSGVVATNAQLSGALGVALAGSVYAALASDPTRALGVVVAGFVVLTLIGAGAAHRLVR is encoded by the coding sequence GTGCTGAACACAGAGACCCGAACCGTCAACCGCGGCGCGATCCTCGCCGTGCTGCTCACCGGTCAGTTCATGGCCAACATCGACACCGCGGTCGCGAACGTCGCCGGCCCGTCGATCGGCGCCGACCTGCACGCCTCCGAGGGCGCGGTCGGCCTGGTCGTCTCCGGGTACGTCGTCGCGTTCGCCGTACTGCTCATCACCGGCGCCCGGCTGGGCTCGTCGCTCGGGTACCGGCGGACATTCCTGCTTGGTCTGATGGTCTTCACCATTGCATCCCTGCTGTGCGGTCTCGCGCCCGGAATCGCCACATTGGTCATCAATCGCTTCGTCCAGGGTGCCGGCGCGGCGCTGATGGTCCCGCAGGTGCTCAGCGGCATCCAGTTGCACTTCCAGGGCCGCGACCGGCTCAAGGCGCTCGGGTACTTCTCGATCGCGCTGTCCGGCGGCGCCGTGGCCGGTCAGCTGCTGGGTGGAGTCCTGATCGCCGCGGACCTCTTCGGCACCGGCTGGCGCCCGATCTTCCTGGTCAACGTGCCCATCGGCGTCGCCCTGGCCGTGGCCGGTCGTCGCCTGCTCCCCGCCGATCCTGTTGGGCGTCGCGACCGTCTGGACCTGACCGGTGTGCTCGCCTTGTCCACAACAGTTCTGCTCGTCATCGTGCCGCTCCTGCTCGGCTCCGAACGCGGCTGGCCCGCCTGGTCCTGGATCTGCCTCCTGCTCAGCCTCCCGGCCCTAGCACTCTTCGAGTACGGCGAACGTCGTACGGCTGCCCGCGGTCGCCGCCCACTCGTCGCGCGCGAGGTACTGGGCGACCGCTCCGTCCGCGCCGGCCTGCTTGCCCACGGCTGCACCAGCGGCACGTACTTCGCTCTGCTGTTCGTACTTGCCCTTTACCTCCAGGGCGGGCTGCACAAGGGCCCGGCGTACTCCGGCTTCGCCATGGTGGTCTGGGTGGCCGCGTTCGGTCTGGCGGGACCGATCCTGCCCAAACTGCGCCGGGGAGTGCGGTGGATGCCGGTCATCGGCTGTCTGGTCCTGGCACTCGGCTACGTGTCCGTGCTGGCTTACCTGCTCCTCGGCGGCCAGACCGGCCCGCTCCTGTTCGCTCTGCTCGGCATTGGCGGGTTGGGGCTCGGTATCAGCGCCAACACCCTCGTCGGTGCGGTCACGTCGCGCTTGTCCTCGGAGTACGCTGCTGACCTCTCCGGAGTGGTCGCTACCAACGCACAGCTGTCCGGAGCACTAGGTGTCGCATTGGCCGGCTCTGTCTACGCTGCACTGGCTTCGGACCCGACTCGAGCGCTGGGGGTAGTAGTCGCAGGTTTCGTCGTACTCACGCTCATCGGGGCCGGTGCGGCTCACCGACTGGTCAGATAG
- a CDS encoding (deoxy)nucleoside triphosphate pyrophosphohydrolase yields MQTVVGVAVVQDGLVLAAYRPDAGWEFPGGKVEPGETDEQAAVRELREELDLEIKVGESLGPGVDISADYRLHVYLATAVGGDPVLREHSELRWFGPAELDERDWLEPDRPFVRALRRRL; encoded by the coding sequence ATGCAGACAGTTGTCGGAGTGGCCGTCGTACAGGACGGTCTGGTGCTCGCGGCGTACCGGCCGGACGCCGGGTGGGAGTTCCCGGGCGGCAAGGTCGAGCCGGGGGAGACCGACGAGCAGGCCGCGGTCCGGGAGCTGCGCGAGGAGCTCGACCTGGAGATCAAGGTCGGCGAGTCGCTCGGCCCGGGGGTGGACATCTCCGCGGACTACCGCCTGCACGTCTATCTGGCCACGGCCGTCGGCGGGGATCCGGTACTGCGGGAGCACTCGGAACTGCGGTGGTTCGGGCCGGCCGAGCTCGACGAGCGGGACTGGCTGGAGCCGGATCGGCCGTTCGTCCGGGCGCTGCGCCGGCGGTTGTGA
- a CDS encoding GNAT family N-acetyltransferase: protein MSGLDARDIGHRVVVRHRIPGGLTDLIGVLQSGDPQVLTVRHADSMVHQIATADVTAAKTIPELPLRPVDVDQLFLTTALGRPAVETSYVGHWLLRASSGWTGRGNSLLPAGDPGMPVQDALEQAQAFYDERSLPAQALVRLGSPEDQEIRACGWVDARPGQSDVLVMHTTLDHVNAIPQYDVQLTDHPSGTWYAAAFEGPAPVVAPQVLEGAPKAAFASITLDGEVVAVGRGAMTGHWLGVDAIRVCSGYRRRGLGTAIVQGLARWAGPHGGRRTYLEVLLENAAAVTTYTRLGYREAYRYRYLTSR from the coding sequence GTGTCAGGCCTGGATGCCCGTGATATCGGCCACCGTGTCGTGGTCCGGCACCGGATTCCAGGCGGTCTGACCGACCTGATCGGGGTTCTCCAGTCCGGTGATCCCCAGGTCCTGACCGTCCGCCACGCGGACAGCATGGTGCACCAGATCGCCACCGCGGACGTTACGGCGGCCAAAACGATCCCCGAGCTGCCGCTGCGCCCGGTGGATGTGGACCAGCTGTTCCTCACGACGGCGCTGGGTCGCCCAGCGGTCGAGACGTCGTACGTCGGCCACTGGTTGCTGCGAGCGTCCTCAGGCTGGACGGGCCGGGGCAACTCGCTCCTCCCGGCCGGCGACCCTGGCATGCCTGTCCAGGACGCGCTCGAGCAGGCTCAAGCCTTCTACGACGAGCGCAGTCTGCCGGCACAGGCCCTGGTCCGGCTCGGCAGCCCGGAAGACCAGGAGATTCGTGCCTGCGGCTGGGTGGACGCGCGGCCCGGGCAGTCCGACGTACTGGTCATGCACACCACGCTCGACCACGTGAACGCCATACCGCAGTACGACGTGCAACTGACGGACCACCCGAGCGGCACGTGGTACGCCGCCGCTTTCGAGGGCCCGGCACCGGTTGTAGCCCCGCAGGTGCTCGAGGGCGCCCCGAAGGCGGCTTTCGCGTCGATCACGCTCGACGGCGAGGTGGTGGCGGTCGGGCGGGGCGCGATGACGGGGCACTGGCTGGGTGTCGACGCGATCCGGGTCTGCTCCGGCTATCGCCGCCGAGGCCTCGGTACTGCGATCGTCCAAGGGCTGGCGCGCTGGGCGGGGCCGCACGGCGGGCGGCGTACCTATCTCGAGGTGCTACTCGAGAACGCCGCCGCCGTGACGACGTACACCCGCCTCGGGTACCGCGAGGCGTACCGGTACCGCTATCTGACCAGTCGGTGA
- a CDS encoding LuxR C-terminal-related transcriptional regulator, giving the protein MSVFPAVPVVRREDFAPEVVCEVYELGSHRRTPAAVKELTSRQVTIGRMMSTGAKDAAIARDLGLSLRTVRAEISALIAGLGAKSRFQAGCLLVRRFG; this is encoded by the coding sequence ATGTCGGTGTTTCCGGCAGTGCCGGTGGTGCGGAGGGAGGACTTCGCACCCGAGGTCGTGTGTGAGGTGTACGAGCTCGGGTCGCACCGGCGGACCCCGGCAGCGGTCAAGGAACTGACCAGCCGCCAGGTCACGATCGGCCGGATGATGTCGACCGGCGCCAAGGACGCCGCGATCGCGCGGGATCTGGGCCTGTCGCTGCGGACGGTGCGCGCCGAGATCAGCGCGCTGATCGCCGGGCTCGGGGCGAAGTCGCGTTTCCAGGCGGGCTGCCTGCTCGTCCGCCGCTTCGGCTGA